The following coding sequences are from one Gossypium hirsutum isolate 1008001.06 chromosome A12, Gossypium_hirsutum_v2.1, whole genome shotgun sequence window:
- the LOC107922970 gene encoding charged multivesicular body protein 7 isoform X1, which translates to MDSKSVKEFIRKEVPDWDYELIATARFKAFSGQKSDWEPKFQFWKNLIVKIARHFGVFIISPPQVKNEWFNRGGLTPLCIDHVLFIMYNEGEITRISDMVGPYSGRITQLFYKVKSLMNRSTMSPESILLEDCLILTTLLKEKADEVIKCLSESHWNSYCVVTRNKFESMCGGQKEGYAVLSYLSGCRKGRYLSTTKKELIEGIKVSLSSAVVSGVSSLDFDTLHLIWTQEKLQQQLDVIDRRWEMSRQSALALLKSGNKKLALRHAKEMKLGTENREKCNSLLNRVEEVLSVIANAESTKQVTEAIQIGAQVIKENKISIEEVQLCLEELEESIDSQKQVEKALEPAPSLDMEDEDIEEEFRKLELEIGSGNLKDLNPEAGVSDSEGTDQSLADVLLNLKLADDAPGSGSAIQNSGLPAKNKESNSPMLEAA; encoded by the exons atggattcGAAATCAGTGAAGGAATTCATAAGAAAAGAAGTACCTGATTGGGACTATGAATTAATCGCAACGGCCCGTTTTAAAGCTTTTAGCGGTCAAAAATCCGATTGGGAACCCAAATTCCAGTTCTGGAAAAATTTGATCGTAAAAATCGCCCGCCACTTTGGTGTCTTCATCATTTCCCCTCCCCAG GTGAAAAATGAGTGGTTTAATAGAGGAGGCTTAACTCCTTTGTGCATTGATCACGTATTG TTTATTATGTATAATGAAGGTGAAATAACTCGAATTTCGGACATGGTGGGTCCTTATAGTGGGAGAATAActcaattattttataaagtgaaaagcttgatgaacaGATCAACAATGTCTCCTGAAAGTATCCTTCTTGAAGATTGTCTGATTCTTACAACATTGTTGAAG GAGAAAGCTGATGAAGTGATTAAGTGTTTGTCCGAAAGTCACTGGAATTCATATTGCGTTGTTACGAGGAACAAGTTCGAGAGTATGTGTGGAGGACAAAAGGAAGGTTATGCTGTGTTGAGTTACTTGTCAGGGTGCAGGAAAGGTCGATATCTCTCCACCACCAAGAAAGAACTAATCGAG GGTATAAAAGTTTCCCTTTCGTCAGCTGTGGTTTCTGGTGTCTCGAGTTTAGATTTTGACACTCTCCACCTCATTTGGACTCAAGAAAAACTTCAACAACAACTCGATGTGATCGACCGGCGCTGGGAAAT GTCAAGACAGTCAGCATTAGCCTTGTTGAAGTCTGGGAACAAGAAATTGGCCTTGAGACATGCAAAAGAGATGAAGTTGGGCACCGAGAATAGAGAGAAATGTAACTCACTTCTTAACAGAGTGGAAGAGGTCTTAAGTGTTATTGCAAATGCGGAATCAACAAAACAG GTAACTGAAGCAATCCAGATCGGAGCACAAGTGATAAAGGAGAATAAAATAAGCATTGAAGAAGTTCAGCTTTGTTTAGAAGAACTCGAAGAGAGCATTGATTCACAGAAGCAAGTTGAAAAGGCTCTAG AACCAGCTCCGTCCCTGGACATGGAGGACGAAGATATTGAAGAGGAGTTCAGGAAATTGGAGCTAGAAATCGGAAGTGGAAACCTTAAAGATCTAAATCCCGAAGCTGGAGTTAGTGATTCAGAAGGAACTGATCAATCATTGGCTGACGTTTTGTTGAATCTAAAACTAGCAGATGATGCTCCGGGCAGCGGATCAGCAATTCAGAATTCTGGGTTACCGGCAAAGAACAAGGAGTCAAACAGCCCGATGCTTGAAGCTGCATGA
- the LOC107922970 gene encoding charged multivesicular body protein 7 isoform X2: MDSKSVKEFIRKEVPDWDYELIATARFKAFSGQKSDWEPKFQFWKNLIVKNEWFNRGGLTPLCIDHVLFIMYNEGEITRISDMVGPYSGRITQLFYKVKSLMNRSTMSPESILLEDCLILTTLLKEKADEVIKCLSESHWNSYCVVTRNKFESMCGGQKEGYAVLSYLSGCRKGRYLSTTKKELIEGIKVSLSSAVVSGVSSLDFDTLHLIWTQEKLQQQLDVIDRRWEMSRQSALALLKSGNKKLALRHAKEMKLGTENREKCNSLLNRVEEVLSVIANAESTKQVTEAIQIGAQVIKENKISIEEVQLCLEELEESIDSQKQVEKALEPAPSLDMEDEDIEEEFRKLELEIGSGNLKDLNPEAGVSDSEGTDQSLADVLLNLKLADDAPGSGSAIQNSGLPAKNKESNSPMLEAA, encoded by the exons atggattcGAAATCAGTGAAGGAATTCATAAGAAAAGAAGTACCTGATTGGGACTATGAATTAATCGCAACGGCCCGTTTTAAAGCTTTTAGCGGTCAAAAATCCGATTGGGAACCCAAATTCCAGTTCTGGAAAAATTTGATC GTGAAAAATGAGTGGTTTAATAGAGGAGGCTTAACTCCTTTGTGCATTGATCACGTATTG TTTATTATGTATAATGAAGGTGAAATAACTCGAATTTCGGACATGGTGGGTCCTTATAGTGGGAGAATAActcaattattttataaagtgaaaagcttgatgaacaGATCAACAATGTCTCCTGAAAGTATCCTTCTTGAAGATTGTCTGATTCTTACAACATTGTTGAAG GAGAAAGCTGATGAAGTGATTAAGTGTTTGTCCGAAAGTCACTGGAATTCATATTGCGTTGTTACGAGGAACAAGTTCGAGAGTATGTGTGGAGGACAAAAGGAAGGTTATGCTGTGTTGAGTTACTTGTCAGGGTGCAGGAAAGGTCGATATCTCTCCACCACCAAGAAAGAACTAATCGAG GGTATAAAAGTTTCCCTTTCGTCAGCTGTGGTTTCTGGTGTCTCGAGTTTAGATTTTGACACTCTCCACCTCATTTGGACTCAAGAAAAACTTCAACAACAACTCGATGTGATCGACCGGCGCTGGGAAAT GTCAAGACAGTCAGCATTAGCCTTGTTGAAGTCTGGGAACAAGAAATTGGCCTTGAGACATGCAAAAGAGATGAAGTTGGGCACCGAGAATAGAGAGAAATGTAACTCACTTCTTAACAGAGTGGAAGAGGTCTTAAGTGTTATTGCAAATGCGGAATCAACAAAACAG GTAACTGAAGCAATCCAGATCGGAGCACAAGTGATAAAGGAGAATAAAATAAGCATTGAAGAAGTTCAGCTTTGTTTAGAAGAACTCGAAGAGAGCATTGATTCACAGAAGCAAGTTGAAAAGGCTCTAG AACCAGCTCCGTCCCTGGACATGGAGGACGAAGATATTGAAGAGGAGTTCAGGAAATTGGAGCTAGAAATCGGAAGTGGAAACCTTAAAGATCTAAATCCCGAAGCTGGAGTTAGTGATTCAGAAGGAACTGATCAATCATTGGCTGACGTTTTGTTGAATCTAAAACTAGCAGATGATGCTCCGGGCAGCGGATCAGCAATTCAGAATTCTGGGTTACCGGCAAAGAACAAGGAGTCAAACAGCCCGATGCTTGAAGCTGCATGA
- the LOC107922970 gene encoding charged multivesicular body protein 7 isoform X3, whose amino-acid sequence MVGPYSGRITQLFYKVKSLMNRSTMSPESILLEDCLILTTLLKEKADEVIKCLSESHWNSYCVVTRNKFESMCGGQKEGYAVLSYLSGCRKGRYLSTTKKELIEGIKVSLSSAVVSGVSSLDFDTLHLIWTQEKLQQQLDVIDRRWEMSRQSALALLKSGNKKLALRHAKEMKLGTENREKCNSLLNRVEEVLSVIANAESTKQVTEAIQIGAQVIKENKISIEEVQLCLEELEESIDSQKQVEKALEPAPSLDMEDEDIEEEFRKLELEIGSGNLKDLNPEAGVSDSEGTDQSLADVLLNLKLADDAPGSGSAIQNSGLPAKNKESNSPMLEAA is encoded by the exons ATGGTGGGTCCTTATAGTGGGAGAATAActcaattattttataaagtgaaaagcttgatgaacaGATCAACAATGTCTCCTGAAAGTATCCTTCTTGAAGATTGTCTGATTCTTACAACATTGTTGAAG GAGAAAGCTGATGAAGTGATTAAGTGTTTGTCCGAAAGTCACTGGAATTCATATTGCGTTGTTACGAGGAACAAGTTCGAGAGTATGTGTGGAGGACAAAAGGAAGGTTATGCTGTGTTGAGTTACTTGTCAGGGTGCAGGAAAGGTCGATATCTCTCCACCACCAAGAAAGAACTAATCGAG GGTATAAAAGTTTCCCTTTCGTCAGCTGTGGTTTCTGGTGTCTCGAGTTTAGATTTTGACACTCTCCACCTCATTTGGACTCAAGAAAAACTTCAACAACAACTCGATGTGATCGACCGGCGCTGGGAAAT GTCAAGACAGTCAGCATTAGCCTTGTTGAAGTCTGGGAACAAGAAATTGGCCTTGAGACATGCAAAAGAGATGAAGTTGGGCACCGAGAATAGAGAGAAATGTAACTCACTTCTTAACAGAGTGGAAGAGGTCTTAAGTGTTATTGCAAATGCGGAATCAACAAAACAG GTAACTGAAGCAATCCAGATCGGAGCACAAGTGATAAAGGAGAATAAAATAAGCATTGAAGAAGTTCAGCTTTGTTTAGAAGAACTCGAAGAGAGCATTGATTCACAGAAGCAAGTTGAAAAGGCTCTAG AACCAGCTCCGTCCCTGGACATGGAGGACGAAGATATTGAAGAGGAGTTCAGGAAATTGGAGCTAGAAATCGGAAGTGGAAACCTTAAAGATCTAAATCCCGAAGCTGGAGTTAGTGATTCAGAAGGAACTGATCAATCATTGGCTGACGTTTTGTTGAATCTAAAACTAGCAGATGATGCTCCGGGCAGCGGATCAGCAATTCAGAATTCTGGGTTACCGGCAAAGAACAAGGAGTCAAACAGCCCGATGCTTGAAGCTGCATGA
- the LOC107938518 gene encoding auxin-responsive protein IAA20 yields the protein MGRATSSSSPSSSFESSTNYHHFAASSASSHMDFTTDLRLGLSISASPREQPPDWPPPVKLRPAYGEEEHECNSATFFVKVYMEGIPIGRKLDLLAHDNYYELIRTLQHMFNTNIIWAEAEVDGDHYEKYHVLTYEDKEGDWMMVGDVPWEMFLSAVRRLKISKC from the exons ATGGGTAGAGCTACAAGTTCTTCCTCACCATCATCATCTTTCGAAAGCAGCACTAATTACCATCACTTTGCTGCTTCGTCTGCTTCATCTCACATGGATTTCACCACTGATCTTAGACTTGGTCTTAGCATTTCAGCTTCCCCAAG GGAACAACCACCGGATTGGCCGCCGCCGGTGAAACTAAGGCCAGCGTATGGTGAAGAAGAACATGAGTGCAACAGTGCAACTTTCTTTGTTAAAGTCTACATGGAAGGGATTCCCATTGGGAGAAAACTGGATTTGTTAGCTCATGATAATTATTACGAGCTTATAAGAACACTTCAACACATGTTCAACACAAATATTATCT GGGCTGAAGCTGAGGTTGATGGTGACCATTATGAAAAATACCATGTGTTAACATATGAAGATAAAGAAGGGGATTGGATGATGGTTGGTGATGTACCATGGGa GATGTTCTTGTCAGCTGTGAGGAGATTGAAGATAAGCAAATGTTGA